The Verrucomicrobiota bacterium nucleotide sequence CGACCGAAGGGGTCCGTGACCAGATCGAATTCGTGCTGGGCGATACCCGGCGCCTGGCTCTCCCCGACGAAGCCTTTGATGCCGTGGTCGCCCATACGGTCGTCAGCCACGTGGACAATCCGCTACTCGCGCTTAAGGAAGCCGCGCGCGTGGTGAAACGCGGCGGCACCATCGGCATCTTCGACGGCGATTATGCATCCATCACGTTCGATCATCCGGATGCCATCAAAGGCAAGGCCTACGATGAAGCCTTAGTCAGCGCGATCGTGACCAACCCCCGCCTCATGCGGCAAATGCCCCGGTTGCTGAGGGAAGCCGGCCTGGAACTCGTGACGTCGTACCAGAATGTGCTGGCCGAGATCGGGCGGGCGGATTTCTGGCTCTCTGCGCTGGAGGCTTTTCGCAAACAGCTCCCCAAATCGGGAGCGATGAGCGAAGAGGAGGCCGCGGTATGGGTCGATGGACGGCTGGCAGATTCACGGAATGGAGTCTTTTTCGCCGCGTGCAATTTCTACAGTTACGTCGTGAGGCGCCCCAATTGACCCATTCGGGGAACGTAAAAACCGACATAATGCAGAGCATTTTAGCTTAGCGGCGCGGCGGAAGTACCCTTCCTAACCTCTGACGGCTGCTCAAGACGACGGTGGGCTCGAGGCGACGGTGAGCTAGAAATGCTCTGCATTTCGTGCACGGCCCCCTCTTTTGGTTTGCTCGCGAGAGCGGCAGCAGGTTGCCGCGCTAACCCGTTCCAGCGTACGTTTTGGTTCGGATATGATAGTGGGACCCCACGCCCATAACCCCCTGGCGGTCTATGCGAAGCTAATCGACCTCGTCGACGGCGGCCTGCCTCACCGAACCGCAAACGGCGAACCCATTCCCGAACCCACCCTGCGCTTGGTCCCTTAGAACGGGTGGGTGTTCAACAGGAGCCGCCGACAAGGGGCGGCAGCCGCTTGATGCCTGTGATAACCTTTTGGCAAAGGATGCTGATATGGTCACCGATCTCCAATCCCGACGATTCGCGTTCGACACGACGCGCCGTTACACCCTCGAGGAGTATCACCGGTTGGTCGAGGACGGCATCCTGGAAGAGGACGCCCGGGTGGAGCTGCTAGAGGGCCGAATCGTCGCCATGTCCCCGATCCGACCCAGGCACCAACGGATCGTGACCAAACTGTTCAAGACGTTTACGCGTCAGGAACGCGGGCGTTTCGTGGCCGAACAGGATTGCCCGTTGCCGATCCCTGACCACGACGAACCCGAACCTGACTTGGTGCTTTACCGGCCCGGCGCCGCCGATGAGCAGCGCCACGTGCGGCCGGCCGACGTCTTGTTGGTGGTGGAGGTGGCCCAAAGCACCCGCCGGCGCGACCCGGTCAAGAAAGCCGGGATTTATGAGGGCGCCAAGATCCTGGAATATTGGGTCGTGGACCTCAAGCGCGAT carries:
- a CDS encoding methyltransferase domain-containing protein codes for the protein MAKVDVYAITDKLDDTLLQVAATRLEARGQNPRFRAMLTEYLDAMRIEAARTVLDLGCGTGVAARAIARRKGFTGRVTGIDLSAGLLRVAERLSTTEGVRDQIEFVLGDTRRLALPDEAFDAVVAHTVVSHVDNPLLALKEAARVVKRGGTIGIFDGDYASITFDHPDAIKGKAYDEALVSAIVTNPRLMRQMPRLLREAGLELVTSYQNVLAEIGRADFWLSALEAFRKQLPKSGAMSEEEAAVWVDGRLADSRNGVFFAACNFYSYVVRRPN
- a CDS encoding Uma2 family endonuclease; amino-acid sequence: MVTDLQSRRFAFDTTRRYTLEEYHRLVEDGILEEDARVELLEGRIVAMSPIRPRHQRIVTKLFKTFTRQERGRFVAEQDCPLPIPDHDEPEPDLVLYRPGAADEQRHVRPADVLLVVEVAQSTRRRDPVKKAGIYEGAKILEYWVVDLKRDGLHVFTLVGERYETRIVREGKLSPQALPGIEVDVGTLFGGA